In the Wyeomyia smithii strain HCP4-BCI-WySm-NY-G18 chromosome 2, ASM2978416v1, whole genome shotgun sequence genome, one interval contains:
- the LOC129719837 gene encoding uncharacterized protein LOC129719837 produces the protein MKLSIQKTAVDLDMSIGTVHIIMTKDLGYKPYNKRKVYGVTEAATKKKLDRAKLILPRHAGQEFVFSDEKLFVLQQPYNSASSVIVWEAISWRGKLPMVFIERIVKINAVYYKTEVLEKVVALAFQDLYGKDHYVFQYDGVPINTA, from the exons ATGAAGCTCTCGATTCAGAAGACCGCTGTTGACCTGGATATGTCGATCGGGACTGTCCACATCATTATGACGAAAGACCTGGGATACAAGCCGTACAATAAACGCAAGGTTTACGGGGTAACGGAGGCTGCAACAAAGAAGAAGCTGGATAGAGCCAAATTGATACTTCCGCGGCACGCAGGTcaggagttcgtgttttctgatgagaaactcttTGTTTTGCAACAGCCGTACAAT AGCGCTTCATCGGTGATAGTATGGGAGGCCATATCATGGCGTGGAAAGCTCCCAATGGTGTTTATCGAGAGAATCGTGAAAATCAACGCGGTGTACTATAAGACCGAGGTTCTGGAGAAGGTTGTGGCCCTGGCATTTCAGGACCTCTACGGGAAGGATCATTACGTCTTTCAATATGACGGCGTACCGATCAACACGGCGTAG